Below is a genomic region from Echinicola rosea.
GAAGCCCACTGCTGATGGTATTACGGTCGGTATAGCTCGTCCTTGCCCAGCGGAGCCAAAAGCTCAATTTTCTTATTGGCTTAAATTGGGTAAGCAGGTAGTAGCGCATCCCCTGGCCATAGTAACTGGGGATGGAAAATGCCCAAAGCACATTTTTTTCATATACATACTGTCGGTTATCATAATCGTCGGTGTCAAAAAGGGCAATCCTGCCACTCCATTTCCATTTTTTGTATTCGAAGTTCAGGTCTTGGACAATGGTATAGCCTTTTGTGAGTTTTTGATTGTAGTCAAAAGTGCTCATTTGGATCCTGGAGCGTATGGAGAAATATTCATTGATTTCTACGTCCAGGTTAAGCAGGTAATTGTATTTTTTTCCTGTTTGGATTTGATAGGTGGCAAGATCATTTTGAGCTGCGGTGACGTTGCGGTCCTTTACTTCCTCTCGCACCTGAAGGTATAGCTCCATTGATTTTTTTGGTCGGTAGCTAATGCGCTGGAGCCACTCATGACCAGATGAAGGAGCATATACGCGGTACCTCATCCATGGAAATTTAAATTGATCGTAATAGCCACTCCACTGAAGCTTTTTAGTGGGGTGATAGCTTAAGCCGAGGTAGATGCCTTTTTCATTGATCGGCCGTGAGGCTTCACCAAAGGCATTGCCATAGAAGCTATGAAAGTTACGGTCATAATTTCTGATGTGCAGTACCAAATCCAACTGCTTGCTGAGGCTGCTCATGATCCCCGCCACATAAGCAACTCCCTTACTCTTCGATATGGCTGTTTCTCCAAAGAAGAAGTGGTTTTGATGGTTATAGGAAAAGTACGCACTGTGGAGGTGGTTCATTTTGCCCCTGAATTCAAACCCATTGTAGTTCCGAAGATCCCGGTTATAGGGCAATTCAAACCGCGTCAACAAGCTGTTGAGGCCTATTTGTAGGTTGCGGTCTTTGGACGAATAATTAAGGTTGATGCCTACATCCTTTTCGTTTGCAGCGGCTTTTCTACTTATTTCGGATGCAGTCCTGTGGTAGCCACTTGATGGGAGTGAGGTGATGTGATGGAGTATGGCAGAGGTGTCGATATTGGCATCTCTGGATGCAGAAGAGACCATGACGGATCCTTCAAATCGTCCTTTTTGGTAGGTGGCGGAGATGCCTCTGAAATACCCCGATTCCATGGAGGAGGTGTAGGGCTTGATGCCAGTAGAGCTTCTTCGTGTAGTGGTAATGGTTTCTGCACCTTTTCCTACCGAAAAGCCCGCACCGAAGACCAATCCTTGGCCATATTGGGCTTGGTAATCTCCTACCGTGATTTGCTTCCAGTGGCCTTTATCATAGAGGGTAAAGTGGTAGCTCAGAAAATTAAAGCCATACCTCCGGGATCCTGGATCCCAAATAAACATTTCGCCGGCATCCCGATCCATAGTGATGCCAAAACTAAAGTCCCCGCTGTGCTGGCTTCTCATTCTCAGGTACTGTGTACCAGGAGGCCCTTGGTATCTACTGGTGAGGGATCCGTTTTTTAATGTATCCGGTGGCGTAAAGCCTTTTCGCTTTTCCAGGTATATGCGATGCCTGTATATAACGTAGGCCGTTTGCTCACTCAAAATCCTCTTGGGCAGTTTATGGGCGTACTTTTCCGGCGTTTTCTCCAAGGTGACAAAAGGGTCGAGCTTTCTGATTGTCTCCACATCAAATGACGGAATGGCCTGGAGCTCGTGAATGGACAGGAATTGGCCATAAATCCTGCGATATTTGAAAAAATTGCTCACCTGAAGTGGTGTCAGAATGTAAAGTGACTGTAGGTCATCTGGGGAGCAGCGGTTAAGGTCAATAGGATTGAGGTAACGCTGAAGAAGATTCTCATATAGCTGCTCATAGTCTAGGTTTTCCTCTTGGAGTGAAAACAGTTCCTCTGCAAATGCCTCCACATCAAAGTCAGTCTGTGCCTTTGTCTTTTCGCCGCAGACAAGGATAATGGATAAAAGTAAAATTCGACAGGTTTTCATGGCGATGCAAACGTATAATTCAAAGAAACGTGATGCGTGAAACCTAACTGGTTGTTTTGGGCGACTGCATAGTCAAATCGGAATTGCTTCGGTTTGAAACCGATGCCAAAGTGGAAATTGGATGGATTGGTTCGAATGCCGCATCTGGCCCAAAAGCGATTGATAAAGTTATATTCCATTCCTATTTTGGCGAAAGGCGGCAGTAGAATGTCCTTTTCAGCTTCCATGGTGATAAGCAGTTTTTTCGAAGGTTTATAAGACAATCCGGCCTTTATGATGGTCGGGAGGTAATCTTGGGAGTCACGGCTCAGTTGGCTTCTGGTAAAATTATAGACGTGGGCTCCAAAAATTAGCTTTGGTCCAAGTACTGCAGTACCTCCAAACTCCATTATAGGAGCCCCGGTTCTTCCATATCCAGCGATGTTGGTCTGGAGGTAGGTGGCTTTGATGCCAAAACTGGCGATCCCCATCTGGTGAGCGTAGCCAATTCCTGCTGCTTGCTGATTAAATAATTCGCCACCGTAATGGGATAGCCCAATACCGAAGTTGCCCTTGTCTGTGGCAATGACGGCGCCTGCTCCTAAGGTGGTCAGCTCATTGAGTCCTAACCGGTGGTCATAGCCTAATACCGCTGTAGAGGTTGACATTCTTCCCATAGCTCCTGGGTTGTTAAAGACACTCCAAGCGTCTGCCAATGTCACATGGGCATTTGCCATTCCGTAACTTCTGGCGCCTTTCGCAAAAATCTCAGAACCATTCTGGCCATAACTGCAATATGGTGCAATAAGGATTAAATACGAAAAAGCATTTAAAATAAACTTCATATTAGTATAAATAAACAGTTAAAAAATGTCTTTGAATTAAACTATTAAAAATCCTGGAAAAATAAAAATTCTTTCTTTAAAGCGAAGAAATCGCTTTTACCCCCAAGAGGCTATTTAATTTCAGGCAAAAGTAGTCAGCCCGAGCGGAGTCAAGGTCCAACGTCTAACCTTAGACGCTACCTGGTGGAAAGACCATTGCCGTCAGTATAAGCCATTAGCAACACACCAGCTATCACAAATAAATGTACTTAGCTGTTCGGGATGTGTATGTTCGGGGTTTAAAATCCCCTACGCCATTTGTAAAGAGCACAATTATCAATAAGGATATAGAATTTCAGCAACTTACGTACGTTAGCCTGACAGCTATGGGAGGATAGACAGGTCCGCTCAGGCTGATATCTCTTTTCTAATAGTTTCAAAGTGATACCCCTGTTCTTTAAAGCGGGGCCTTAATATTGATAAAAAAACTTCCTACCTGTTGGCTGTTGACAGAGTATTCAAATCGAATAACTTGGTCATAAAAAGTGATCAAATCTAGCCCCAGTCCATATCCATAAAGGTAGGTATTGGTAAGTGCGGCATTTTCGGGGATGTGGTTGCGATCGTTGACGTAGCCATGGTCAAAATTGGCACTGAGGTAAGCCCTGATCGGGAAGGTGTTGAATTCCTCAATTGGGATCAGCTTAGAGATATCATAAGCCACATCCAGCAGTTTATACCTAAAGCTGTTTTTGTGGATGAAGGTTTGCTGGCCTTCGATCACGTTAATTTCATACCCCCGTATAAAATCAGGAGCATAGCCAATTCCACGAACCAAGGTATAGGGCTGCCTGGAGCTGAGGTAGCTGGATACAGAAATACCCGTCACGAAGTGCGTTTTATCGCTAAATCTAAAATACTTATTGGCAATCAAGGAGATCTCCGTTTCATTGACGTCATCGTTGGTGAAAAGCCCGTACCTTGTGACGCCGACATTGATAAGTTCGCCCTGTGTGGCATAAGCGATATTGTCCCTGCGGTCGTGCTTGAAGTTATAGGAGGCGTAGAAGTATTTTTGCCTTGTGCTGTCGTTGAGAAAATAATTTGGATTCTGGGTCAGTACGTCTTCATGGACCTTAGTATTACTAAAACCTATGGTGAGGTAATTGAAATTATAGAAATTGCCCCTGTATGTATATTGTAGGCTGGCGCCCAGGTTTTTACGAAGGATTTCCTCGTTTTCATTGGTGTAAAAAACCTGTTTGTTTTGAGCTGATTTTACAGCTATGGTTTTATTGGTGTTATAGTTGATCCTGAAGGCAAGGCCATGCTCCTGCTCCTTATCGATATAAGGAATGCTGTATATGAGATCAAATGCTTGGGTAAATCCTAGCTGTCCCATGACGCGCAGTTTTTCATTTCGTCCACCGACGTTGTTATGATTGAGCTTCAGTCCGTAATTTACCCTGGAGAGGTCCCGGTTTTGATTGATCCACCATTCTGAGAAATTCCGGTCGGCCAAGTCAAATATAATGCTCGGGATTACATACCAGCGTTCTTTTACGGATACCAATAGTTCTACTTCCTCGTCTTCTACAAAGAGAGGGGTGATTTCTACTGAGGTAAATAATTGAAGGTTGTATATCCGTTGTTGATCTGTTTTTAGGATGCGTAAAAATTCTTCCCAGTCATATACTATTCCCGGAGCCACGTTCATCTCCCTTAGGATGATGTTTTTGCGGGTTTTTTCATTTCCGATGATAAAGACATTGTTGACGGAGACTTGCTTGGGGATCTTTAAGGCTGTGGTATCTTGGGGGACAGTTTCAGGAGTTTGTGCCAGGGTCGTGTGCTTATTTATCAAGACCAAGCAGATAAGCGCCATAAGCAAGTAAAGGCTTTTGATGTATCTTTGCGGTATTGATAAACGATATTGTTTCACGCAGTGGAACTTTGTTTAATGTTTCAGCCTTTTATTACCAAATGAACTAAATCTTGAAAACTATTTTAAGAAAAATAGCCGTTTTTCCAGTGTTGTTTTATCAGTACTTGATTTCGCCAATGTTTCCTGGAGCTTGTAGGTACACCCCCACTTGTAGCCAATATACGAAAGAGGCTATTCTCAAGCACGGAATAATCAAAGGAGGCTGGCTAGCGATCAAGCGCATTGCCAGCTGTCATCCATGGGGTGGCCATGGCCATGACCCCGTTCCTTAATCGGTTTGAGTTGGGTTGCCTATTTTTAGTGCTCGTATTACCAGTACAATGCCTCCCAATACCAACGGGATGCTTAGTGTTTGCCCCATGTTCAAGGTCAGGTTTTCTTCAAAGTCCACTTGGTTTTCTTTGAAAAACTCCCAAACGAAACGCATACCAAAGACAGTGATCAAGAACAGGCCAAGCAGTAGTCCGTCAGGAAGCTTTTCCCTGTATTTGTGCCATAGGGCATACAGCAATATGAAAATAGCAAAATAGGAAAGTGACTCATAGATCTGTGTGGGATGTTTGGTCAGGCCGAATGTACGGACTGTAGCCAGATAATGGTCTCCTTCATCCTTTAAATCATAATCCAAAGGGGTGTTTTCGGGCTCTGCCATGTACTTTTCAGCACTGTTAAATTTGGTGAGGACGTATTTTACGTCATTTTCCAAGGTTCTTCTCAAGTCCACTTCTTGGTAATTTCCCTTTTTGATTTCAATGTCGATATTTACAGGGACATGTCCATTGCCCTGCAGCTCTCCAGAGCGGTCATCCGGTTTATAGGCAGAAACATGCTCGACGGGTACATTCAGGGTTTCCAGGATTTCTTCTATGCTATGGGCATAGACGAAGCCATTGTCAGTACCGGTAGGTTTACCGCCGATCTCAGAATTCATCAGGTTACCAAATCTGATCAGTGCCCCTGTCATGGCCACTACGATGACAATCCTGTCCACCACCCAAAGGTAGCGTTGCTTTGGCGTATTGCGCACATAAAGCCAGAGGGCTATCAATATGGCAATGGCGGCACCATGGCTGGCAAGTCCACCTTCCCATACTTTGAGGATCTCGATGGGGTTGCTAAGGTATTTTTCGGGTTCATAAAACAGCACATGGCCCAATCGTGCACCTATGATGGTCGCCAAGACCATATAAATGGTGAGCTTGTCCACCAGCCTTTCATCATGACCTTCTTTTTTGAAAATATAAATGACGATTTGTTGCGAAATGATAAAGCCAAGTGCAAATAACAGGCTATACCATCTGATCCTGTCAAAACCTGGAAAAACAGCCGGGTTAGGGCTCCAGACTACGTAATCTAAAATTGTGCTGATCATTGGTCTAGTTAATTTCTGCTAAGATAGTTTTATTATTCGTCTAATTGATCCAGTTCATGTAATTCTTCTGTAAAGCCCCCTGACAGTATCGGAAATCTACACCATGTCTTGGGATCCACATTGAAGTCGTCCAAATGGAAGGAAGGTGCCAAGCGCTCTCGTTTCCACTGATTCCTGGACCATAGCCGGAAGAATTTATGGATGTAAATTTTTAATTGAACGGGCGATATGTCAAGTTCTTGTTTTAGGATCAGGTAAATGTCAGCAGGTTTTCTGCGGTCTCGAATGGCTAAGCGTTCGATTTCGACAATGACCGGATAGGGCATCAGGTCTTGTTCATCCGTTTGATGTTGCTCTTGTGGTCGCAGTTCGGCAGTAGGTTGAAGGGAATTTACCTTTCGGAGTCCTTTGTATCCCAGCTCCTCCTCGGCCCATCTCAGCCACTGAAGGATAAAATCCTTGTCCACTGCAGCAATAGGGGAAATACTTCCGCTGGTGTCCCCGTCCATGGTGGCATACCCTACATCTCCTTCGCTCCTGTTTGAGGTGGCAAGGAGAAGGGCGTTGTTCAGGTTGGCGAGCATCCAGATGATGGGGGCTCGTACCCTGGCTTGGATATTTTGTAGGGTGATATCATCTTGGCTCCACGTGAGCTTTCTGTCAATGGCATTTTCTATTTTTTGGGTATAAGAACTTACCTCTTCACTGATTTTCCAGTCATAAAAGGTGGCCCCAAGGCTTTCTGCCAAGCTCCGCGCACTGGCCAACGTGTCATCTGAAGAGTTTTCGGAACCTTGGTAGGCGGTAGTCAATATGTGCTTTACAACCGACTTTATCGGGGTGCTTTCATCTACGGAGATGCTTAAATGGCTCCGTTTTAGAAAATTGTCCAGCCCTAATTCGCTTATTCCTCTTCTGACCATTTCTGCCACCAAGGTAGCAATTGATGAAGAATCAGCACCTCCGCTGAGTGAAAGCACGAACCCTGTACTGCGACTTTTTCGCATATAATCGAACAAGGCCAAACAAACTGCGGCGGTAAATTCCTCGTTCTTGTTGTGCGATGAATCTATTTTTGGTGCCGGGACAGGTGACGTTGAAAAGTCAATCCCATAGATTTGGTAAGACTTATAAGAAAGCAATTTGTTTTTAATGAGCAATTTGCCGTTTTGGGCGAAAAGTATTTCTCCGTCAAAGATCATCCTTCCAGCCTCATTCCCCAACAAGTTGACATAAAAGTAGGCTGCATTCAGCGAAGCACTGCTTTCGGTGACAAGTTCTTCTCTATGTGCGCTTTTTCCCATGGCAAAGTGACTGGCGCTTGGATTGAATATAAGGTCCACATTGCGGTCCTTTAGGCGGTGGCCAGGACGAAGATCCCCTCTCCATGCATCTTCACAAATTTCAAATCCATAAGTAATCCCTTTTTTGTTGAAAACAATGTCCCCAAAGGGAATACTCCTGCCATAAAAGTCCAACGAACCGATTTTTCCAGCTTCCCAAGGGGTGAACCATCGAAATTCATAATGCACTCCATCGATGGCCAAGAATTGTTTGGCCATTATCCCTGAGACTTTTCCATCATCAAGCACGGCCGTACAATTATATAGTAGCTCTCCTATTCTTACGGGTAAGCCAATACAGACCGTCATATCCTTGGTGAAGGGGAGGAGTTTTTTGAGCTGTCCAAGGGCTTTCTCAGGGTACCACCTACTTAGAAAGAGGTCTTCGCTACCATAGCCTGTGACGGCAAGTTCTGGAAAGCACAGCAGTTCGATTCCTGCTGCCTTGGCCTCTGTAATGGCATCAGAGATATTTTTAAGGTTGCCTTCCCAATCAAGGGGAGTCTGATTGACAGTGGCCCCACCTATTTTCAAAATTGACATATCGCAAGGTGAATTTTAAGTTAACCTTCCTTCAGACATAAGATGGAAGGCCGCTTAATACCGATTAACACAATGGGCAAATATAGGGTACTATAGGGCCAATTTTAGTTTTTCGCAGGCATTTTTTGCAGCTTCCTGCTCTGCTTTCTTTTTTGTAGGGCCTTTTCCCTCGGTAAAAACCTCCTTCTCGATCAATAAATCTATGGTGAATTCTTTAAAGCGCTGAGAGCCGGTTACCGATTGAAGGGTGAATTCCACCTCCTTATTTTCCCGTTGGGACCATTCTATGATCTTGCTTTTGAAATTGGTGATCGTAGTGATGATATTCTCAAGGTCAAAATATGGGGATAGGATTCTGGAAAGGATGAATTTCCTGCAAAAGTCATAGCCTCTGTCCAGATAGACTGCGCCCACCAAAGCTTCCAAGGTATCACCGTAGATGGATTTGTGGGTGTAAAGCCCTTTGTCCGAGAGGTCCGATTCGACGATATTGGAAAGGCCGATTTTCTGTCCTACCCGGTTTAGGGATTCCCTGTTTACGATTCTGGAGCGGGTTTCGGTAAGGAAACCTTCGTCCCGGTAGGGGAATTTGATAAAAAGGTGTTCGGCTACTACTGCACCGAGGACGGCATCGCCGAGAAATTCCAATCGCTCATTAGAAACTTTTATGCCTTGCCTGATTTCCTCTGCTGCTGAGGAATGTCGGACGGCGAGCTTATAAAGCGACAAATTCAAAGGCTTGCTGCCTACCATTAACTTGATGGCAGCAGCAAGCCTTTTATCTTTTTTATTATAAAGTAGTTCGTGTAATCTGAGTCTTCGAAATATTTTCAAGGTCGGTTTACTCAGTTATTTTTTTGAAAATGACAGAGGCATTATGTCCGCCAAATCCAAAGGTATTACTCAAAGCTACATTTACTTCCCGCTCCTGGGCTTTGTTGAAAGTCAAGTTCAGCTTTTCATCAAACGCTTCGTCTTTGGTGAAGTGGTTGATCGTCGGCGGTACCAAGTCATGGTTAATGGCCATGATAGAAGCGATGGCCTCAATGGCACCGGCGGCACCAAGAAGGTGTCCTGTCATGGATTTGGTACTGCTGATATTGAGGTTGTAAGCATGGTCACCAAAGATCCGCTGTATGGCTTTGATTTCACTTACGTCTCCCAATGGAGTGGAGGTACCGTGTACATTGATGTAATCGACCTCTTCCGGTTTTATTCCGGCATCTTCCAGTGCAAACTTCATCACATTGCCAGCGCCTACTCCTTCAGGGTGTGGTGCTGTGATATGGTGAGCGTCTGCGGACATGCCGCTACCGATGATCTCCGCATAGATTTTGGCTCCACGTGCTTTTGCGTGTTCATATTCTTCCAGGATAATGGCTCCAGCGCCTTCACCGAGGACAAAACCGTCACGGTCTTTGTCAAACGGTCGGGAAGCGGTTTCTGGATCATCATTACGTTGGGAAAGTGCTTTTAGCGCATTGAATCCACCAACACCTGCCTCTGTGACAGCAGCTTCAGAACCTCCGGAAACAAAAACATTGGCCTTGCCCAGCCGGATGTAATTGTAGGCATCAATCAGGGCATTTGTGCCAGAAGCACATGCGGATACCGTCACAAAGTTGGGACCTTGAAGGCCATACTTCATGGAGATAAATCCTGCACTGATGTCAGCGATCATTTTGGGAATAAAGAACGGGTTGAAACGAGGCGTTCCATCACCAGTAGCAAAACTGACTACTTCGTCCTGAAAAGTCTTCAAGCCCCCAATGCCAGAACCCCAGATCACACCGGCCTTACTAAGGTCTATCTTATCAAGGTCCAGTCCGGAGTCTTTCATGGCTTCCTCAGATGCGATAACGGCATACTGGGTGAAAGGATCCATTTTCCGGGCTTCTTTTCTATCAATAAATTGCTCGATGTCGAGGCCTTTGACCTCGCAAGCAAATTGAGTTTTGAATTTTGAGGCGTCGAATCTCGTAATAGGAGCAGCACCACTTACCCCATTAGCTAGCCCCTTCCAGTATTCTGGAACGGTGTTTCCCAATGGCGTAAGGGCGCCTAAACCTGTTACTACAACTCTTTTTAAATTCATAAATGAATTTTGAGAAGTTAAATTATTTTACGTTTGCTTCCAGGTAGCTTACTGCTTGACCTACGGTGCCGATCTGCTCAGCTTGGTCATCTGGAATAGAAATGTTGAATTCTTTTTCGAATTCCATGATAAGCTCAACCGTATCCAAAGAGTCAGCGCCAAGATCATTAGTGAAGCTTGCTTCAGGAGTTACTTCAGATTCTTCTACGCCTAACTTATCCACGATAATGGCTTTTACTTTTTGTGCAATTTCAGACATTTTGTGATTAGTTTAGTTAAAACACTCCGCAAAGAAATATATTTAATACCTTAATGTCAAAAAAAACCGATAACTAAATTTAAGATATTCCGGTGAAACATTGAAGTTGAGCAATTATTTTTAATTTTGTTCTTTTAAAAACCCTCCCTTCATGAGGAAAACAAAACTCCAGGTAGAACATGATTATGATTTTGATCTTTTGGGTCTGGTAGCTCCATTGAAGGACTACAAGATGGCTTGGGTGGTCAATAGTTTTCTGGGAATCAGGATGATAAAGATCGAGGATTTTAAATTGGAGTTTCTGAATCAGCCCAAGTTGGAGATTTCCAGGTACATTTTGGAAAAAGATCACGGGTATATTCAGTTATTAAAGAACCGTTCTTTTTCAGATTCGGGACAAACGCTGTATCTTGTGCCGGAATTAAAGATTATGGATTATTTTCTCCTTCTACAGGATTTCACCCAGGAGACTAACCTTAATCATT
It encodes:
- a CDS encoding ComEA family DNA-binding protein, giving the protein MKTCRILLLSIILVCGEKTKAQTDFDVEAFAEELFSLQEENLDYEQLYENLLQRYLNPIDLNRCSPDDLQSLYILTPLQVSNFFKYRRIYGQFLSIHELQAIPSFDVETIRKLDPFVTLEKTPEKYAHKLPKRILSEQTAYVIYRHRIYLEKRKGFTPPDTLKNGSLTSRYQGPPGTQYLRMRSQHSGDFSFGITMDRDAGEMFIWDPGSRRYGFNFLSYHFTLYDKGHWKQITVGDYQAQYGQGLVFGAGFSVGKGAETITTTRRSSTGIKPYTSSMESGYFRGISATYQKGRFEGSVMVSSASRDANIDTSAILHHITSLPSSGYHRTASEISRKAAANEKDVGINLNYSSKDRNLQIGLNSLLTRFELPYNRDLRNYNGFEFRGKMNHLHSAYFSYNHQNHFFFGETAISKSKGVAYVAGIMSSLSKQLDLVLHIRNYDRNFHSFYGNAFGEASRPINEKGIYLGLSYHPTKKLQWSGYYDQFKFPWMRYRVYAPSSGHEWLQRISYRPKKSMELYLQVREEVKDRNVTAAQNDLATYQIQTGKKYNYLLNLDVEINEYFSIRSRIQMSTFDYNQKLTKGYTIVQDLNFEYKKWKWSGRIALFDTDDYDNRQYVYEKNVLWAFSIPSYYGQGMRYYLLTQFKPIRKLSFWLRWARTSYTDRNTISSGLQEVKGTHLSELTFQVRYQFNR
- a CDS encoding PorV/PorQ family protein, which encodes MKFILNAFSYLILIAPYCSYGQNGSEIFAKGARSYGMANAHVTLADAWSVFNNPGAMGRMSTSTAVLGYDHRLGLNELTTLGAGAVIATDKGNFGIGLSHYGGELFNQQAAGIGYAHQMGIASFGIKATYLQTNIAGYGRTGAPIMEFGGTAVLGPKLIFGAHVYNFTRSQLSRDSQDYLPTIIKAGLSYKPSKKLLITMEAEKDILLPPFAKIGMEYNFINRFWARCGIRTNPSNFHFGIGFKPKQFRFDYAVAQNNQLGFTHHVSLNYTFASP
- a CDS encoding BamA/TamA family outer membrane protein; amino-acid sequence: MALICLVLINKHTTLAQTPETVPQDTTALKIPKQVSVNNVFIIGNEKTRKNIILREMNVAPGIVYDWEEFLRILKTDQQRIYNLQLFTSVEITPLFVEDEEVELLVSVKERWYVIPSIIFDLADRNFSEWWINQNRDLSRVNYGLKLNHNNVGGRNEKLRVMGQLGFTQAFDLIYSIPYIDKEQEHGLAFRINYNTNKTIAVKSAQNKQVFYTNENEEILRKNLGASLQYTYRGNFYNFNYLTIGFSNTKVHEDVLTQNPNYFLNDSTRQKYFYASYNFKHDRRDNIAYATQGELINVGVTRYGLFTNDDVNETEISLIANKYFRFSDKTHFVTGISVSSYLSSRQPYTLVRGIGYAPDFIRGYEINVIEGQQTFIHKNSFRYKLLDVAYDISKLIPIEEFNTFPIRAYLSANFDHGYVNDRNHIPENAALTNTYLYGYGLGLDLITFYDQVIRFEYSVNSQQVGSFFINIKAPL
- the yidD gene encoding membrane protein insertion efficiency factor YidD — encoded protein: MKTILRKIAVFPVLFYQYLISPMFPGACRYTPTCSQYTKEAILKHGIIKGGWLAIKRIASCHPWGGHGHDPVP
- a CDS encoding prolipoprotein diacylglyceryl transferase → MISTILDYVVWSPNPAVFPGFDRIRWYSLLFALGFIISQQIVIYIFKKEGHDERLVDKLTIYMVLATIIGARLGHVLFYEPEKYLSNPIEILKVWEGGLASHGAAIAILIALWLYVRNTPKQRYLWVVDRIVIVVAMTGALIRFGNLMNSEIGGKPTGTDNGFVYAHSIEEILETLNVPVEHVSAYKPDDRSGELQGNGHVPVNIDIEIKKGNYQEVDLRRTLENDVKYVLTKFNSAEKYMAEPENTPLDYDLKDEGDHYLATVRTFGLTKHPTQIYESLSYFAIFILLYALWHKYREKLPDGLLLGLFLITVFGMRFVWEFFKENQVDFEENLTLNMGQTLSIPLVLGGIVLVIRALKIGNPTQTD
- the nadE gene encoding NAD(+) synthase, producing MSILKIGGATVNQTPLDWEGNLKNISDAITEAKAAGIELLCFPELAVTGYGSEDLFLSRWYPEKALGQLKKLLPFTKDMTVCIGLPVRIGELLYNCTAVLDDGKVSGIMAKQFLAIDGVHYEFRWFTPWEAGKIGSLDFYGRSIPFGDIVFNKKGITYGFEICEDAWRGDLRPGHRLKDRNVDLIFNPSASHFAMGKSAHREELVTESSASLNAAYFYVNLLGNEAGRMIFDGEILFAQNGKLLIKNKLLSYKSYQIYGIDFSTSPVPAPKIDSSHNKNEEFTAAVCLALFDYMRKSRSTGFVLSLSGGADSSSIATLVAEMVRRGISELGLDNFLKRSHLSISVDESTPIKSVVKHILTTAYQGSENSSDDTLASARSLAESLGATFYDWKISEEVSSYTQKIENAIDRKLTWSQDDITLQNIQARVRAPIIWMLANLNNALLLATSNRSEGDVGYATMDGDTSGSISPIAAVDKDFILQWLRWAEEELGYKGLRKVNSLQPTAELRPQEQHQTDEQDLMPYPVIVEIERLAIRDRRKPADIYLILKQELDISPVQLKIYIHKFFRLWSRNQWKRERLAPSFHLDDFNVDPKTWCRFPILSGGFTEELHELDQLDE
- the rnc gene encoding ribonuclease III, which encodes MKIFRRLRLHELLYNKKDKRLAAAIKLMVGSKPLNLSLYKLAVRHSSAAEEIRQGIKVSNERLEFLGDAVLGAVVAEHLFIKFPYRDEGFLTETRSRIVNRESLNRVGQKIGLSNIVESDLSDKGLYTHKSIYGDTLEALVGAVYLDRGYDFCRKFILSRILSPYFDLENIITTITNFKSKIIEWSQRENKEVEFTLQSVTGSQRFKEFTIDLLIEKEVFTEGKGPTKKKAEQEAAKNACEKLKLAL
- the fabF gene encoding beta-ketoacyl-ACP synthase II codes for the protein MNLKRVVVTGLGALTPLGNTVPEYWKGLANGVSGAAPITRFDASKFKTQFACEVKGLDIEQFIDRKEARKMDPFTQYAVIASEEAMKDSGLDLDKIDLSKAGVIWGSGIGGLKTFQDEVVSFATGDGTPRFNPFFIPKMIADISAGFISMKYGLQGPNFVTVSACASGTNALIDAYNYIRLGKANVFVSGGSEAAVTEAGVGGFNALKALSQRNDDPETASRPFDKDRDGFVLGEGAGAIILEEYEHAKARGAKIYAEIIGSGMSADAHHITAPHPEGVGAGNVMKFALEDAGIKPEEVDYINVHGTSTPLGDVSEIKAIQRIFGDHAYNLNISSTKSMTGHLLGAAGAIEAIASIMAINHDLVPPTINHFTKDEAFDEKLNLTFNKAQEREVNVALSNTFGFGGHNASVIFKKITE
- a CDS encoding acyl carrier protein; translation: MSEIAQKVKAIIVDKLGVEESEVTPEASFTNDLGADSLDTVELIMEFEKEFNISIPDDQAEQIGTVGQAVSYLEANVK
- a CDS encoding IPExxxVDY family protein; this encodes MRKTKLQVEHDYDFDLLGLVAPLKDYKMAWVVNSFLGIRMIKIEDFKLEFLNQPKLEISRYILEKDHGYIQLLKNRSFSDSGQTLYLVPELKIMDYFLLLQDFTQETNLNHCIGQLSESSYVQNIVKLDVSKLKSKENLLTY